A genomic stretch from Candidatus Poribacteria bacterium includes:
- the accC gene encoding acetyl-CoA carboxylase biotin carboxylase subunit produces the protein MFKKVLIANRGEIALRVIRACREMGIRTVAVFSQADADSLHVRHADESVCIGPAPSPKSYLNVPSIIAAAEVTNADAIHPGTGFLAESAHFAEVCRECKIAFIGPSVENIATMGDKVQARQSVGKAGIPLVPSGRRRRRGLRSHQHELADTEDEALAIAREIGYPVMIKAAAGGGGRGIRAAHNDVSLVALFRTTRAEAKAAFGREDVYIEKLVQDARHIEFQVMGDQHGNIIHFGERDCSIQRKHQKLVEETPSNIDPKVRDEIGRLVLRAARAIHYENAGTMEFLVTDDGEFYFLEMNTRIQVEHTITEQVCGEDLVKWQIRVAAGERLTLEQKNVTLKGHAIQCRINAEDPDKGFMPTPGRIVTYQTPGGPGVRIDSHAFAGYLIPPYYDSLISKLVTFGATREEAIARMRRALDEYTIAGVKTTIPFHRRVMDDTDFLAGCVHTSFVERLGIA, from the coding sequence ATGTTCAAGAAAGTCCTGATCGCCAACCGTGGCGAGATCGCCCTGCGCGTGATCCGCGCGTGCCGGGAGATGGGGATTCGCACGGTCGCGGTCTTCTCCCAAGCCGACGCCGACTCGCTCCACGTCCGGCATGCGGACGAATCGGTCTGTATCGGTCCCGCGCCTTCCCCGAAGAGCTATCTGAACGTCCCATCGATCATCGCCGCCGCCGAAGTGACGAACGCGGACGCGATCCATCCGGGAACCGGGTTCCTTGCCGAGAGCGCCCACTTCGCGGAGGTGTGCCGCGAGTGCAAGATCGCGTTCATCGGGCCCAGCGTCGAAAACATCGCGACGATGGGCGACAAGGTTCAGGCGCGGCAGTCGGTCGGGAAGGCGGGGATCCCTCTTGTTCCCAGCGGAAGGCGTCGCCGTCGAGGCTTGCGCAGCCACCAGCACGAGCTTGCCGACACCGAGGACGAGGCGCTGGCGATTGCCCGTGAGATCGGCTATCCGGTGATGATCAAGGCGGCTGCCGGCGGCGGCGGTAGAGGCATCCGCGCGGCGCACAACGACGTCAGCCTGGTCGCCTTGTTCCGTACCACGCGGGCGGAGGCAAAGGCGGCATTCGGGCGAGAAGACGTCTACATCGAGAAGTTGGTCCAGGACGCGCGGCACATCGAGTTCCAGGTCATGGGCGACCAGCACGGGAACATCATCCACTTCGGCGAGCGCGACTGCTCGATCCAGCGCAAACACCAGAAGCTGGTCGAAGAGACGCCGTCGAACATCGATCCGAAAGTGCGCGACGAGATCGGGAGGCTCGTGCTGAGGGCGGCGCGGGCGATCCACTACGAGAACGCGGGGACGATGGAGTTCCTCGTGACGGATGACGGCGAGTTCTACTTCCTCGAAATGAACACGCGCATCCAGGTCGAGCACACGATCACGGAGCAGGTCTGCGGCGAGGACCTTGTCAAGTGGCAGATTCGAGTCGCCGCGGGAGAACGCCTGACCCTTGAGCAGAAGAACGTGACCCTCAAGGGACACGCGATCCAGTGCCGCATCAACGCGGAGGACCCGGACAAGGGGTTCATGCCGACTCCCGGCAGGATCGTCACCTATCAGACGCCCGGAGGACCGGGCGTCCGAATCGACAGCCACGCCTTCGCGGGGTACCTGATCCCGCCGTACTACGACTCGCTCATCTCGAAGCTCGTGACCTTCGGCGCGACGCGGGAAGAAGCCATCGCCCGGATGCGCCGCGCACTGGACGAGTACACGATTGCCGGCGTGAAGACGACCATCCCCTTCCATCGGCGCGTCATGGACGACACGGACTTCCTCGCCGGATGCGTCCACACGAGCTTCGTCGAGCGCCTCGGCATCGCCTGA
- the accB gene encoding acetyl-CoA carboxylase biotin carboxyl carrier protein, translating to MRECGLSELAVEEGKESRRLLLRLQGAVAAPAPVQPMAAPAVPVVERTPTEIGGGNFDVVEAPMIGTFYIAPSPSEPPFVAVGDRVTIGKTLCIIEAMKLLNQIEAEFECEIIEVLVANATPVEYGQPLFRVRRV from the coding sequence ATGCGCGAGTGCGGGCTCTCAGAGCTCGCCGTCGAGGAGGGGAAGGAGTCGCGCCGACTCTTGCTCCGGCTGCAGGGCGCTGTCGCTGCCCCGGCGCCGGTTCAGCCGATGGCGGCTCCTGCGGTTCCGGTGGTGGAACGCACACCGACGGAGATCGGCGGCGGCAACTTCGATGTCGTCGAAGCGCCGATGATCGGTACGTTCTACATCGCGCCGTCGCCGAGCGAGCCGCCGTTCGTCGCCGTCGGAGACCGCGTGACGATTGGCAAGACGCTCTGCATCATCGAGGCGATGAAGCTCCTGAACCAGATCGAGGCGGAGTTCGAGTGCGAGATCATCGAGGTGCTGGTGGCGAACGCGACCCCGGTCGAATACGGTCAGCCGCTGTTCCGCGTACGACGCGTTTAG
- the efp gene encoding elongation factor P: MASTADIRNGVVIRFNGDLHRVEWFQHHKPGKGGAFMRTKLRRLSDGAVFENTFRSGADIELVRLETREMQYLYAEQDLYYFMDNQSFEQMPMQRELLGDAAQFLADNMQVKVQFDGETAVTVELPAAVVLTIVETEPGFRGDTVSGGTKPAKLETGITIQVPLFVDQGAQVKVDTRTGEYLGRA; this comes from the coding sequence ATGGCATCGACGGCGGATATTCGCAATGGGGTTGTGATTCGATTCAACGGGGACCTGCATCGCGTCGAGTGGTTCCAACACCACAAGCCCGGCAAGGGCGGCGCGTTCATGCGAACGAAGCTACGCCGCTTGTCTGACGGCGCGGTGTTCGAGAACACGTTCCGGTCCGGCGCCGACATCGAGCTCGTGCGGCTCGAGACGCGCGAGATGCAGTACCTGTACGCCGAGCAAGACCTCTACTACTTCATGGACAACCAGTCGTTCGAGCAGATGCCGATGCAGCGGGAGCTCCTCGGCGACGCCGCGCAGTTCCTCGCGGACAACATGCAGGTGAAAGTCCAGTTCGACGGCGAGACGGCGGTGACCGTCGAACTCCCGGCAGCCGTCGTGCTGACCATCGTAGAGACGGAACCGGGGTTCCGTGGCGATACCGTGAGCGGAGGCACGAAGCCAGCGAAGCTGGAGACTGGCATCACGATTCAGGTACCTCTGTTCGTCGACCAGGGCGCTCAGGTGAAGGTCGACACCCGGACGGGAGAGTACCTGGGAAGGGCGTGA
- the aroQ gene encoding type II 3-dehydroquinate dehydratase produces the protein MKHVLVLHGPNLHLLGKREPAIYGTTTLADIDRALDAQATGLGIRLTTFQSNHEGALVDIIGEHLGSVDGVLINPAALTHTSVAVRDALSMLGVPVIEVHLSNIAARESFRHHSFVAPIALGTIAGFGADSYRLALDAMAAALARRGQ, from the coding sequence ATGAAGCACGTCTTGGTCCTGCACGGACCCAATCTGCACCTGCTGGGCAAGCGCGAACCCGCCATCTACGGAACGACGACGCTGGCGGACATCGACCGGGCTCTGGACGCGCAAGCGACTGGCTTGGGCATCCGATTGACGACGTTCCAGTCGAACCACGAAGGCGCGCTGGTCGATATCATCGGCGAGCACCTCGGGTCGGTGGACGGCGTTCTCATCAACCCGGCGGCGTTGACCCACACGAGCGTCGCCGTGCGCGATGCGCTCTCGATGCTCGGCGTTCCCGTGATCGAGGTGCATCTATCCAACATTGCCGCGCGAGAGTCTTTCCGCCATCATTCGTTCGTCGCTCCGATCGCGCTGGGAACCATCGCCGGCTTCGGCGCGGACAGCTACCGGCTCGCGCTCGACGCAATGGCAGCCGCTTTGGCGCGGCGCGGTCAGTGA
- a CDS encoding 3-dehydroquinate synthase — translation MSETRSDSRNIVLVGFMGSGKSSVGAELARRLGRELIDTDEIIERSSGATIPELFAQRGETAFRDLESEAVREAAARRGVVISTGGGAILRLENLRALRESGTVVYLRATPESIHDRVRGETHRPLLQVADPTARIRELLQAREPYYAQADAIVDTDGKSIEALAAEVASATDSRATAQPPTEIVVRLGSRSYPIVIGRGVLAELASRLSFARRGSRVAVVTSERLADRYGARIVRHLEDAGFAAWLASIPDGEEHKNLSTASRLYDLCAERRMERQSPIVAVGGGTVGDIAGFVAATYMRGVPFVQVPTSLIAQVDASVGGKVAVDHPKGKNLIGAFYQPRLVLADIAALATLPDREFRAGIAEVLRYAVIASPSLFETLERRMPEVLARDERLLTEIVAASCAIKARIVEEDEDESGVRATLNYGHTFGHAIEAVTGYRDFLHGEAVALGELCAAELSRARGLVDGSFCDRQRAILTSAGLPTALPAHIDPRDVAGAMWHDKKVDGGRIRFILPTRIGNVVIRDDFAEDEIVRSIEAALR, via the coding sequence GTGTCTGAGACTCGGTCTGACTCTCGCAACATCGTGCTGGTCGGCTTCATGGGCTCCGGCAAGAGCTCCGTCGGGGCGGAGCTCGCTCGACGGTTGGGACGCGAGTTGATCGACACGGACGAGATCATCGAGCGCTCCTCCGGGGCGACGATCCCGGAGCTCTTCGCGCAGCGCGGCGAGACGGCATTCCGCGACCTGGAGAGCGAGGCGGTACGCGAGGCTGCGGCGAGGCGCGGCGTGGTCATCTCGACGGGCGGCGGAGCGATCCTCCGGTTGGAGAATCTGCGGGCGCTGCGGGAGTCCGGGACGGTGGTCTATCTGCGCGCCACGCCGGAGTCGATCCACGACCGCGTGCGCGGCGAGACGCATCGTCCGCTCCTGCAGGTGGCGGACCCCACGGCGCGCATCCGCGAGCTGCTTCAGGCGCGGGAACCGTACTACGCCCAGGCAGATGCCATCGTCGATACGGACGGCAAGTCGATTGAAGCCCTAGCTGCCGAAGTCGCCAGCGCGACCGACTCGCGGGCAACCGCGCAGCCGCCCACGGAGATCGTCGTCCGGCTCGGATCGCGCTCGTACCCCATCGTGATCGGCAGAGGCGTTCTGGCTGAGTTGGCGTCGCGGCTATCGTTCGCGCGGCGCGGATCGAGAGTCGCGGTCGTCACGAGTGAGCGGCTCGCGGATCGTTATGGCGCTCGGATAGTCCGACACCTCGAAGACGCGGGATTCGCCGCGTGGCTCGCGTCGATTCCCGACGGCGAGGAGCACAAGAACCTGTCCACGGCGAGCCGCCTGTACGACCTGTGCGCGGAGCGCCGCATGGAGCGGCAGTCACCCATTGTCGCCGTGGGCGGGGGAACCGTGGGCGACATCGCGGGTTTCGTCGCGGCGACGTACATGCGGGGCGTGCCGTTCGTTCAGGTTCCGACGAGTCTGATCGCCCAGGTCGATGCGAGCGTCGGCGGCAAGGTGGCGGTCGATCATCCCAAGGGGAAGAACCTGATCGGCGCGTTCTACCAGCCGCGTCTGGTTCTCGCGGACATCGCGGCGCTGGCGACGCTGCCCGACCGCGAGTTCCGCGCCGGAATCGCGGAAGTGCTCCGATACGCCGTGATCGCTTCTCCGAGCCTGTTCGAGACGCTGGAACGGCGCATGCCGGAGGTCTTGGCGCGTGACGAGCGCCTGCTGACGGAGATCGTCGCGGCATCGTGCGCGATCAAGGCGCGGATCGTCGAAGAGGACGAGGACGAATCCGGCGTCCGCGCGACGCTGAACTACGGTCACACGTTTGGACACGCCATCGAGGCGGTCACTGGGTACCGCGACTTCCTCCACGGAGAAGCGGTCGCGTTGGGCGAGCTCTGCGCGGCGGAGCTGAGCCGCGCGCGCGGACTCGTCGATGGGTCGTTCTGCGACCGACAACGGGCGATCCTGACCTCGGCGGGGCTACCGACCGCTCTGCCGGCGCATATCGATCCTCGCGACGTGGCGGGGGCGATGTGGCATGATAAGAAGGTGGACGGCGGGCGGATCCGGTTCATTTTGCCGACCCGCATCGGCAACGTGGTGATTCGGGATGACTTCGCCGAGGACGAGATCGTGCGTTCCATCGAGGCAGCGCTGAGATGA
- the aroC gene encoding chorismate synthase — MFRWMTAGESHGKGLTAIVMGVPAGLPLAAADIDVDLARRQLGYGRGGRMKIEKDAVQITSGVRAARTLGSPVALYVPNRDWENWESVMSPDADAQTDRRTLTRPRPGHADLPGGIKYGHDDLRNVLERASARETTVRVAVGAVAKRLLAEFGVSIFSVVTQIGPIRADVDVNALDGNAAFDESPLRCPDADAEARMIEHIDAAQRRGDTVGGVFTVIARGLPIGLGSHIAWDTRLDARIAGAMMSIQAMKGVSIGLGFDAAGIPGSEAHDEIFYDADECRFYRETNRAGGLEGGITNGMPLVVNVAMKPISTLGRPLRSVDVHTKEPFEAQKERTDSCAVPAGGIVGEAMLAVVLAEAWLEKFGGDSLSEVRRNVEGYLESVRRV, encoded by the coding sequence ATGTTCCGATGGATGACCGCTGGCGAATCGCACGGCAAGGGATTGACCGCCATCGTGATGGGCGTTCCGGCGGGGCTCCCGCTGGCGGCTGCCGACATCGACGTCGATCTGGCGCGCCGCCAGCTCGGATACGGGCGCGGCGGTCGGATGAAGATCGAGAAAGACGCCGTGCAGATCACGTCGGGCGTGCGGGCAGCCCGGACGCTGGGCAGTCCGGTCGCGCTCTACGTGCCGAACCGGGACTGGGAGAACTGGGAATCGGTCATGTCGCCCGACGCGGACGCGCAGACGGATCGACGGACCCTGACACGTCCGCGTCCGGGTCACGCGGACCTGCCGGGCGGCATCAAGTATGGGCACGATGACCTGCGGAACGTGCTCGAACGGGCGAGCGCGCGGGAAACGACCGTCCGCGTCGCGGTCGGAGCGGTCGCCAAGCGGCTGCTGGCGGAGTTTGGCGTTTCCATCTTCTCCGTCGTGACGCAGATCGGGCCCATCCGCGCCGACGTTGACGTGAACGCCCTCGACGGCAACGCAGCGTTCGACGAGTCGCCTCTGCGATGTCCCGACGCCGATGCCGAAGCCCGGATGATCGAGCACATCGACGCCGCACAGCGACGAGGCGACACCGTAGGCGGCGTTTTCACGGTCATCGCGCGCGGGCTGCCCATCGGACTGGGGAGCCACATCGCCTGGGACACGCGCCTCGACGCGCGGATCGCCGGAGCCATGATGAGCATCCAGGCGATGAAGGGCGTCTCCATCGGCTTGGGGTTCGACGCCGCCGGCATTCCCGGTTCCGAGGCGCACGACGAGATCTTCTACGACGCGGACGAATGCCGGTTCTACCGCGAGACGAACCGCGCCGGAGGGCTGGAGGGCGGCATCACGAACGGGATGCCCCTGGTCGTGAACGTCGCGATGAAGCCGATATCCACGCTCGGAAGACCGCTGCGGTCTGTAGACGTCCACACGAAGGAGCCCTTCGAGGCGCAGAAAGAACGCACCGATAGCTGTGCGGTTCCGGCGGGTGGCATCGTCGGCGAGGCGATGCTGGCGGTCGTGCTGGCGGAAGCGTGGCTGGAGAAGTTCGGCGGCGACAGCCTGTCCGAAGTGCGCCGGAACGTGGAAGGCTACTTGGAGTCCGTGCGTCGTGTCTGA
- a CDS encoding phytanoyl-CoA dioxygenase family protein, which yields MHRCSRWFSILLHGPTPNEVTRMPPTALTDEQLRHYDEHGYLLVPNCLTDEECDEIIARAHELHRRKHVPGCFSRVDESESGGDPLRVYPRMMHPHRVDERCLHYLTHPRIGSVLSGLLRDRVTALQSMFYWKPPGARGQAFHQDDYYLRTEPGACIAAWTALEPIDDENGGMGVFPGSQQEPILEMTPTDVNKSFTETAVTPPAQYQRLGVDMAKGDTLFFHGHLIHGSPPNTSRDRFRMSFICHYIATSSTGYNHGYDPAIPM from the coding sequence ATGCATAGATGCAGCCGTTGGTTCTCGATCCTGCTTCATGGACCGACTCCGAACGAGGTGACGCGAATGCCCCCGACCGCTCTGACTGACGAGCAGCTTCGGCACTACGACGAACATGGCTACCTGCTGGTTCCCAACTGCCTGACCGACGAGGAGTGCGACGAGATCATCGCACGCGCCCACGAGCTCCACCGACGCAAGCACGTGCCCGGGTGCTTCTCGCGCGTCGACGAGTCGGAGTCCGGCGGCGACCCGTTGCGCGTGTACCCGCGCATGATGCACCCGCACCGTGTCGATGAACGCTGTCTACACTACCTGACGCATCCGCGCATCGGTTCCGTGCTCAGCGGCTTGCTGCGCGACCGCGTCACCGCGCTGCAGAGCATGTTCTACTGGAAGCCGCCGGGCGCGCGCGGGCAGGCGTTCCATCAGGATGACTACTACCTCCGCACGGAGCCCGGCGCGTGCATCGCCGCATGGACGGCGCTGGAGCCAATCGACGACGAGAACGGCGGCATGGGCGTCTTCCCCGGTTCCCAGCAGGAGCCGATCCTCGAGATGACCCCGACCGACGTGAACAAGAGCTTCACCGAGACGGCGGTCACTCCTCCTGCGCAGTACCAGCGCCTCGGCGTCGATATGGCGAAGGGCGACACGCTCTTCTTCCACGGGCACCTGATCCACGGCTCCCCGCCAAACACGTCGCGCGACCGGTTCAGGATGTCGTTCATCTGCCACTACATCGCGACCTCATCGACGGGCTACA